The genome window GATGTCAAAGTGTACATCGCCCAGAGTCCGGCCAAGGACTTTTTCCCAGGTTCGCTCGTACAGGGTCGTCACTGGGAACATTTGGGTGGTCATTTCAAGGAGGTAAGTTCATAAATACATCGGTAATGGGAAATTTACTGACAACCAATTTTTATCTGATTGTAGGTTCGCTTTGACAAGATGGAGGGGAAAAATTTTCACAACAAAATGGAATTTCTCATGGCAAGCCTGACCAGTCAGTCGTAGATCGAACGAGAATCAATCGAACGCCCGATGACACGATTTGCACAATGAAAGACCGTTTAAAATCAAAGCAGCGTAATGTCAGTTGCTAGGCAGCTGTTTTGGTTCGACGAACACAGACGCCGTTCGCGATGTACTGATCGTTTTAGTTTTCGTAACTAAAATAGTTTAAACTACTTAATAATCAACGCTAAATACGCACTCTCATTAAACAAAGTTCATTACTTTCATTCTGGGGCAAATTTACTTATTTCTTTCGTGCAAATCAAGTTCCTTGTTTGTAGATCAATAGGAAATCCTTCATCCTTCCTACAATGTTTGGTGCACCAGCCGGATTACGTTTAAAACTAATGCTCGAAGCGTATTAAAATATGGTTGCAGCACGACATATGTTCCCATGATGGTTGTTTATTAAACGTGAGCTACGAAACGGAATGGCCAGCATGGTTGCTCCCTACAGGACCCTCTGTTCAGCAAGAACTTTTCAAACGGGTTTCACATCCTAAGTAAGAGTTTATTATTCAACCAGAACTGCATATTTTACAAGACACATGTTGTTAGATGTCTTCAGACGGGATAAAACGCTACCTTCAATCTGTTTACTTCTTACTCGGTCCGGACAGTTCAGCGATGGCCTTTGCTTCGGCtaaaaaaaaggatcgaaGGAAATCAATTTCGCTAGCTACAGACGGCTCCTTGTTCACCATGCTTACCCTCCTGGTTCCGTTTCTTCTCCACGGCCAATTTTGCGTCCCGGATGACCTTTTGTTGTGCCTCGACTTCGCGAATTCCAACCTCTCGCTTGGCCAGACGCTGCTGATGGTAAGCACCGTAGGCAACTCCGACGACCAGGAACGACCAGCGGCCGAACTGAAATTGGACGGTGAACACAACTTTTACACTTGCAATACCGTGACCCGCCGAGTG of Anopheles cruzii unplaced genomic scaffold, idAnoCruzAS_RS32_06 scaffold02756_ctg1, whole genome shotgun sequence contains these proteins:
- the LOC128276873 gene encoding ATP synthase subunit e, mitochondrial-like — translated: MADLGAPVRVSPLIRFGRWSFLVVGVAYGAYHQQRLAKREVGIREVEAQQKVIRDAKLAVEKKRNQEAEAKAIAELSGPSKK